The Mycolicibacterium aichiense region ACGCGCGGATACTAACGCAGCACCAGCGCTGGATCGCCGCGTCGGCGATACACCGATCCGAACCGCGCGTCGATCCGCAACCAGGTCGGCGACAGCCGTACCCGGACGATCTCGTCTTCACCCGGCGGTTCCGGCATGAATCCCATTGCGGTCAAGGCGAACACACACCGCATCGGCACGCCGGCCTCGGTGTCGCCCGAACTCACCCGCAGCACGTCCTGATCCAGCAGCGACGCCGGTGGTCCGTGCGCGCCGCTGTGCTCCTTGGCCAGGTCAGCACCCCGCTGGGCCAGGTCGATCAGCACGGCGGCCGGCACATCGTCGAGGTGGGTGAAACCGGTGTCCGGCGGCAGTGCGCCGCGCCACGCGGAATCCATCGGGAAGCCGGGATCCACCCGGCCGGACACCTCGGGGTTACGCAGGCCGCGGGCCAATTCGTCTGCCCCGCAGGACAAGTCGGCAGGGTTGACCTCACCGGCAACCGCGCGTACGGCGAGCACATCGAACCCGGTGGCGACCCAGGCCGTCACCACGCCGTCAGCTCGGGCGCGCAGCCGGACCACCGCGGCTTCGTCGAGGCGCAGCGCGTGTTCGACGAACACCGCCAGATCGCTGCGCATCACAGCGTCGGGAATGGTGAGCGTCATCGCTGCCAGCGCTGCAGGTACTCCCGATGCTTGGGCGAAAGCCGCACCAGCCGTTGCTCTTTGATGTGCACGGCGGCCAGCTGTGTCTCGGCGATCACCGAGGGCCGCGAGTCCGGTGTGGCGTTGAGCGATCGCACCTCATAGCCGAGGGTGAAGTCCACTGCGCGCAGCCGCTTGGTCCACATCGTCACCTGCAGCGGCGAGTCTTCCAACCGCAGTTGGCCCTTGTAGAGCACCTGGACCTCGTGGATGAGCAGCCCGATGGTGGTGATGTCCTCGGCGAATGGTTCGGCGAGGAAGTCGACCCGTGCCTCCTCCAGGATCGTCACCATCGTGGCGTGGTTGATGTGCTGATACATGTCGATGTCCGACCAGCGCACGTGCACGCCGGTGGTGAATCCATTAACCACTTGA contains the following coding sequences:
- a CDS encoding acyl-CoA thioesterase codes for the protein MVNGFTTGVHVRWSDIDMYQHINHATMVTILEEARVDFLAEPFAEDITTIGLLIHEVQVLYKGQLRLEDSPLQVTMWTKRLRAVDFTLGYEVRSLNATPDSRPSVIAETQLAAVHIKEQRLVRLSPKHREYLQRWQR